From Arachis hypogaea cultivar Tifrunner chromosome 3, arahy.Tifrunner.gnm2.J5K5, whole genome shotgun sequence:
attcccaacaagtggtatcagagcctggtTCGGTgagatttattcttagtatgctctatGGTTGCAGCCTAAtttgaccttccacatcagaaaaaaattttatcctgtagcttgaggttgatctttagTTGCTATtattgttgctggaaggcagtgtgacactgtgagagtgcagtttagAAAGATTCTAGCTAAGGAAAGacctggtatttaagtgtgtccattgtgacccacctctctttcctggggacccttcctagtgcacggtctacagttgagttatactattccagtatacggttgcaacaatgtcagaatattcaagtgctgtgaagcttgaaatagagaaatttgatggaagaatcaattttggcttgtggcaaatacaagtcaaggatgtgttgatacaatcaggtttgcacaaggcgttgaaggagaagatctctggtatgAAGGATGAAGAATGGGAGGAACCAGATTTGAGAGCTGCAAGTGCTATTCGCCTGTGTTTGGCTAAGAATGTTCTTGCAAATGTGCAAGGAATGAAAACAGCCAAGGAACTTTGGGATAAACTCGAAAGGTTGTATCAGGCAAAGGGCATCTCAAATCGGTTGTTATTGAAGGAGCAGTTCCATAATCTACATATGGATCACAATGTGAAAATCTCCGACCATCTTAGTGCTATCAATAGTATTGTCTCTGAATTAGAGGCAATTGGAGTGAAAATTGATGATGAAGATAAGGCACTGAGGCTCATATTGTCTCTCCCTTCTTCCTATGAGTATATCAAACCTGTTTTAATGTATGGGAAGGAAactttgaattttgaagaagttgccagtaagctcattgctgaagaaagaagaatgaaaaatgagGGTAGCACTTCATCAGATTTGGCGCTTGTAGCTAGAGGTGACAATTATGGAAAAGGAAATCGTGGAAGGAGTGTAACATGCTGGAAATGTGGAAAGCCTGGGCATGTAAAGAGAAATTGTCCAAGTAATGCAGTTTCAGAAAAAGGCTCTCAATCTGATACTTGCAatattgctctctctatgagagaagatgatgttctctagaagacaagaagtatccttatggtattaccgcactgccatggataaggataagttgtggcaattgggtccacaattgcacactgGCATtagttggcgttgagatgcaaggtgtgtggcggagttatgtcgatggctgaagaacttccaggaaaagccaatttggaagttgcaccatgaattttcaacaAGGTTttgatctgtaccaaggcgaaatgcttggagtggtctaattccaagtgagtatactttcatggtggagtatgatagttctttgaactatgattgtcggtatagacaatggcagcaaagaattgtcggtgttgactatggaagctgaagatgtgtgactatttcaatcaaggtggagattgttagaatttggttgaattagtcccacattgcttaggatagcaaatggagtgggtggcctaggctataaatatgaggctaagttcacCATATTTTTTACACCAGTcggaaacacttaaagcttgtatctgactttttttttcctctataccttttgattagagagtgttgtgaagtacagttaaatatttgctttgagagtgtgggtgtactggggtgccggtgttagagagaaagaagtctatgtgttgtaacaattttcacatagtgatattctctagtTGTCATTtggcaacggccgtggttttttctccaataattggagtttccacgttaaattcttgtgttgtgattgtgtctattttatttctctgtgaaggtattttctcaagggagaatggtgtattattcccaacactAACTCATTACCAGCACTTGAGATAAAACCTTCGGGTTGTCTCATATAGATCTCTTCTTCCAAATTTCTATTAAAGAAGACTGTTTTTCATTCATTTGATGTAATTCCATGTCAAAGTGCGCTACTAATGCTATAATGACATGAAAAGAGTCTTTCTTTGAAACAGGAAAAAAGATTTTTCTGTAATCAACTCCTTTCCTTTGAGTAAATCATTTGGCAACAAGTCGAGACTTGTAGTGCTTAATATTGTCTTATAAATCATTTTTTGTCTTAAAGACCTATTTACAGTCAATGACATTTTTTCCGTCAGACAATTCTACAAGATCTCAAACTTGGTTATCCACCATAGATTTTATTTCATCCTTCATAGCATCTAACCATAAATTAGAATTACGACTTTCCATTGCTTGTGAAAACGTCGTTGGGTTATTTCATCACAAACATCATAATCAGACTCCACAAGATATACTACATAGTCActaaaaattacaatttttttttttattttgattgatcTTTTTAATGTTACATCATCAATATCTTATAAAGGTAGTAGCATAAGAAATTCTTTCCTTGAGATTGTTCTTGAacaatatttttaatatgaagaATTTGATCATCCACCATATGATCTGCTAGAATATTATTTTCATGATGTGAAATATTAGTAATAGATTATTATTCTACATTAATCCTATTTATATGGGCATTGTATTGAACAATAACTCTTGTATATGGAGAAATTTTATAAACATTATCATTCTCAACAATTTtaagagaataattttttttcacttttcacaTCATGCtctaaaaattttgtatttctagATTCAATTATTTTACTTGAGTGGGAGCTAGGAACAATTAAACCTGTAACCCTTAGATTTTTCTGCATAACCTATAAAATAGGCACTTATCGTCCTGGGTCTAATGTTCTTTCTTGTAGATTATATACCCAAACTTCAGCAGGACAACCTCAAATGCGTATAGGATTCAAACTAGGTTTCCAACATTGTCATAGTTCAAATCGCATTTTAGCAACTGCCTTGGTTGGACTCTATTTAATATATACGCGATTGTCTTAGGGGCTTCACTCCATAAGGATAAAGGAATATCAGAGTTGCTAAGCATACTCCTCACTATATCCAGTAAAGTTCTATTAGTTCTTTCAATTACACCATTTTGATCTAATGTGCCAAGTATAATGTATTATACCACAATACCATATTATTGAAGATACTTTGTAAATGGTAGGTGCTTGTCAATTTTAGTATATCTCTTGTAAAATTTTTCACCTCTATTTGATCTcactattttaatttgtttttcgcATTGTTTTTCTACTTTAGCTTTATAAACTTTAAAAGTATCTAATGTCTCATATTTATTATGAAGCATATAGAGATACATATATCATGAATAATTATCAATAAAGGAGATAAAGTATTTTTATCCATTTGAGGATATATTAGGACAACATACGTCAATGTGAATTATTTCTAATATGTCAGAAATCTTTTTAGCACCTTTTTTAGGCTTTTTAGTTTGCTTATTCTTAATGCAATCCACACAAGTATCAAAATCAGTGAAAATTTAGAGGTTCAAGAACTCCatcatttactaatttttttattctcccaATGGAGATGTATCTCAACATAGAGTgccacaacataaaaaaattttcattcatAATATTACCATGCACAACTATTAAATCTGATGGAATATTATTAGCTAAATGAACTTTGAATTAATCACCAATAAAGTATCACATccaataatattagaatttttaataatgtcaaCAACACTGTcatgataaaaatttatatataatcatTGTTTCACAAGTTTGgataaagaaatcaaatttttagaGAAATGCAAAATATAAAAAGTTCTTTCTaaatctaaaatataattaatgttTAATACAAATCTAAATATTCCAATAGCTTCTATACATGAACGCTTTCGATTGTCCATATAAATGCTCAGTTGACTTTCTATAGGTTTTTTTTCTTACGAAACCCTACAAAGTGTTTGAAATATAGATTTCAGCACCACAATCAATCCACCAAGTGTCATgacatatttcaataaaattagATTCAAAACACATTGAAGGAATAAAATCACAAAGATTAGTACCCTTTTTTTCAAGCCAAGCCTTAAATTTTGGGTACTCCTTcaagtgtctttttttttttgttaaaaaaacacAATGCACCTTTTTTATTCATAGAATGGAATACAATACTCTTTTCTTTCATCTTATGAACTTACTTCTTACTACCCTCATTTGTCACCAACAGTACATTTTCACCAAATTTCTGAACTAACCTTCCTTTCTCTTGCATACCAGTAATTCCTTAATGGACCACTTTTTTTTATGTATGTTATCATAAATCTTAAATGTTCCGTACTGGATCGAAAGAGAATTCAGAATAAGATGCACTAGAAATGAACTATAGATCTCAATCTCTAAAGCTTTCAATTGTGCTGCTATGTCCCTAAACCTGCTCACGCATATCCCTTATACCAGTAAGGCTCATGAATGACAATTATGCCATTAAAGTACTTGCAAAAATATCTTACTAAAAGACTTAACTGTTCATCAATAATCTTCATGTAATCCTTGACATTCTCACAATCATGAATTGAACCACAAATACTATCTGAGATACAAGacttaataaatatcatatactTAAACGGTTGGTTGGATTTCTCCCACCGTTTGTATAATGCTACCTCGATTCGAGTACTAGCATCAATACAAATAGCATAGTCAAGTTCTGCACACACTAAGTAAAAGAGAACCTTATCTTTCCACTCTTTATAGTTGTCaccacttaacaaataaattttagatACAATTTCAGATATGTTTATTGCTACAAATAATAAATCATGCTAACATTACACATCTTTAAATAGGTACATCGAAATCCATAACATATGATAATACATGTCAATGCAagttatatcaaaataaatatgaatCATAGAGTTATTAAAATTTATCGGTGGATAAAAACTTTAACACATAATATTCACTATATCGACTAAAGTGTCGAAACTAGAAAACAAGATACTATTTCTCAATATATATGAtctaattaagaaataaaatattttctatttcaacttaattatatatgaataacataataaatttctGTAGGTAAATTTACTGTATTATTcacaataattataaatatatctattaacttttatgtaatttttttaaatacaattaTTATCAAGTATGTTATGACTACTATTCAATAAATTATGTATTAGTCATAATATGATATGTAATAGAAGAATTGATATTACATGCAAATATAATCATTATCATCACATAAATAAATCTAGTGACAGataatataacaaatttaaattatgaaTCCAACAACTCAACGTAAACAAAAaacaattatttaatattatataacaaaaaaatatccatTGAAATTTTTGGTTCATCTCTtccacatcttttttttttaacttaagaATAAGGTTCTTCTCTTTCACATCTTTTTTCTttcacatctttttttttaacttaagaATAAGAAACTTTTGAAATATTTGGGAAGCGGTGCTAATATGAAAAATAACTATTGCACAATTTgagaagatttttttaaaaagtattatttattattctttttttgtaTGGtgtgttaatttcaatttcagtgattttttattttataaattgataaaaattatcttttattctaaaatttatactacacatttttttaaaaacaatctgattaaaataattacacagtaaactaaatttaaaaatggtAAGACAAATAATTTTTACTCTAATATCATAtgttagttattttttaaaattaattatttacgtACCTCCAGTCATTGCTAATAATTCTTAATTTAAATTGGGATTTTTAAttcttgaaccaccaattcaGATGGAACCAGAATGAATTGGAGACTCAAATTATACATTTTGGCCGCATTTGATTTATGTCTTTTTTGATACAAAGATATATACATTAAAGACATGGACACaaattattagtatatatatatatatatatatatatatatatatatatatatatatatatatatatatatatattgtgtttggtaaaatattGAATAAGACATGATAAAATTAGGAAAAGTCtatattttgtaaaaattaataaaggataaaaatgtaaaaaattgataaataataaaagtgtaaaaaattgataaagaataaAAGTGTAGAAATTAATTGTGtaaaaattaataagagataaaagtataaaaaattgtaTTCTGTGTGACTATGTACTAATATGTCTATCTAAAAATTGTGTCTCAACAAGCAAATAATAGACATATACTAACGTGACTATGTCTCTTCATCTATATCTTTAAAACTAAACATTATCTTTACGAATAATTCGTCGGACAACTAATCAACTGCtaatataattaactaataatttttttaaaaaattataataccactcaaactaatttctataataataaattGGAGTACAGTTAGAATAAAATTCTAACATTTTATTCACTACAATCGTTCCAAATCATGTCACGAGAAGCTCGAATAATGAATACCAcaaatcttttcttgctttctAAGCTTAACCAATTGAAAGGGAAAAACAAAACATGCACAGAAGATAAAAGACACGAGAAGAAAATTCAAATGCTCTTTCATTTTGCTTAGGTTGCAAAACTTGTAATCCAATTTTTTCCTAGTATCCAATTGTCTATAAATAAAACACCTAGCTAATAGTTAAATAAAACCGAAAATGACATGCAactaatctatgttttctataTTAGCATGACCTTGATTTACCTATAGCATCTAAGGttagttaattaataaaatgaaaatggaaTTGTTTACATTACCTCATAGAAGGAGCCACagcagcaaaagaagaaaaagaacataaCAAGTTGGTGGCATAGAAGCCATAGACAGATAAAAGCTTCACCTAACATCACACATTCATATAAGTACGAATTTTTGGTGCACTATCCCTGACTTTCCTTCCTAACTCTAATCATGGTCccgatatttctttttttttttgtatacctcAGCATGCTAAAAATTCAAATTACTTTGCTTTCTATTAAATATTTCACCCTTTCCATTGACCCTTATAGGATTCATTTTGCACCAATTTTTGGTTCACCATGGAATCCATCACCAAGGCAAGGAAAATCTGCCACCTTCTGTTAAGGTTCTTGGCCTTTGGGGCAACCCTTTCAGCAGTTATTGTCATGGCTACTAGCCATGAGAAAGCTAGTGTCTTAGTATTTCAATTTGAAGCAAAATACACTAATACCCCTGCTTTCAAGTGAGTGTCTTCCTTTGCTAttgttcataaatttattatactCCCTTCCGTCCATTTTCTTACCTTCTATTCGAACTGACCAAACAATTTTCTCCCAGGTACTTTGTGATTGCAAACTCTCTAGTCACAGTTTATGGATTCTTAGTCCTCTTTCTTCCTCCGGAAAGCTTTCTTTGGCGACTCGCGGTAGCGACCGATCTGGTGAATGTTCTAAAAGCTCCTTCTTACTTAAGCAATAGCAACACATAATTAAGCTCATCACAAAGAGCTTCTCAATTCAATTGTCAAGTAAATAACACTGAATTCTAGGCTATCTTGTGAAATGGTTTAAATGACCATAGTATATAATTACAAAAGTACTACTCTCTTTGTATTTCTCTCATCcggttaattttttgaatttttgaataaccatgttatagtatacaaaaaaatcaattactaaaTCAGTCATCTGTGAAAAAATATAGatttatacaaaatatatatatattaaaaataaattaaacaacacatttatttatatataaatttatagtaactgattttttatgtacatatagtatattttattatggAATCAAGATATCCAGACATATTCTCTTAATCTCTTTTATCCAAATATATACTAAAAGGTAATATTATACGTTAGGAAATAGATGGCATATATATAAATCATATAGTACTTTGCAATGATTATGATACATCACTAAGCTAATGTTGAGAATATCATAAAGACTATTTATGCATGAGAGAAGACAGGCACTACATTAATTGAGTTAATTTCTATGAGCAGGTGTTCACCATGTTACTTGTGTCAAGCATATCTGCAGCATTGGCCATAGCTCAAGTTGGAAAGAAGGGAAACAGCCATGCAGCTTGGCTACCAATATGTAACTCAGTCCCCAAATTTTGCAATCAAGTTACAGGAGCTTTAGTGGCTGGTGCCATAGCAATGATCATATACATGATTCTTCTTTTGAATTCCATTCATAGAGTATTGGATCCTCTTATCTTGAGAAAATGCTGAGATGGATTATTATAGTGCAAAGAAATATTAATAGGGTGCTCCTTGGAACATAAGGCATAGTTATAGTCTTCTAGAAGAGTGGAATCATAAGTTGATGAATCAACAGTGTTAATTGTGTTTCTAATAagtgtattttaattttcatagAGGTGAGACTTTGGATACTTTTTTGGGGGAGTATTTGACTGTTTGTGTTATATTTACTATACATTTGCAAGTTTACTGGTTTGTTTTTTTGGCAATTACTCCaaatatcaaaaatatctttttatgatgatctttatttaaaaaatgtaaCTTATTTATTTGGTCACATTTTAAATAATAGTAACACTTTTATATCATATGAAAATCAAACCCTACAATTTATCAtccaataatcaaaataaaatattttcacatgacgacaataataaaattttcattgGAGTAACcaccttatttttttttatctacatAAATTTtagaagataattaatttttgtttaacaatcaattaatatattaaattttttatattttgtcaatttttgcACACACATATGCACATATGTATCAGCATAACTTGTAACTATTTTATGTAAGGAAAGTGCTACGTAGCTAAAAAAAGAGTATATTATAGATATAGTACAAACTAAATTTCACTTTCATGACAAGAGAGTGTACTCCACTTGCTTATCAATAACACACTTATCaccgtttcttcttcttcattcctatAGTAATTAATTTCATTCCTAAAATTAATTTCTACCTCATCTCAATCAAATCCCTAAAAATCTCTCATCAACATTTAATTCTAATAAAATGCAATTTCAGTCTAGTAAATTAACATCCAAATATACGAAGAAATTACATAGAGTTAAAGATCAAAACTTTCCTCCCCTTTTCATTCCTTCCATAACCCCAGGAACCAGGAAAACGAAAAGATGCAGGGAGGAGAAACCCAGCAGCAAGATCATCGGAGCATTCTATAGCACTGTATCCGATTCATA
This genomic window contains:
- the LOC112789794 gene encoding CASP-like protein 1C1 translates to MESITKARKICHLLLRFLAFGATLSAVIVMATSHEKASVLVFQFEAKYTNTPAFKYFVIANSLVTVYGFLVLFLPPESFLWRLAVATDLVFTMLLVSSISAALAIAQVGKKGNSHAAWLPICNSVPKFCNQVTGALVAGAIAMIIYMILLLNSIHRVLDPLILRKC